From Chloroflexota bacterium:
CAGTATCATTTATAATGGGGGGCATTATCAGCCTGAACTCAACTCTATTCGATAAGGACACTTACATGACTTTAAACTTGGAAAAAATCCGCGCGCAGTTTCCGGCCTTGGCGAATCCCGATGTGATCTTTTTGGATAATCCCGGCGGGACGCAAATTTGCGCGCCCTCGCTGGAGCGCCTCTCGAAATATTTGGTCGAAAGCAACGCCAACCGGCACGGCGCTTTTGAAACCAGCCGCGCCTCAGACCGCGTGCTGGACGAAGCGCGGACTGCTTGTAAAGACCTATATAACGCTGCTTGCGCTGAAGAAATTGTCTTCGGTCCCAATATGACCTCGCTGACGCTGAATATCAGTCGTTCGCTGGCGCGCCAGCTCAACCCTGGCGACCGGATTATGGTCACGCGGCTCGATCACGACGCCAATATTTCCCCCTGGATGCTGATAGCCCAGGATCGCGGCTGCGAGCTGGATTGGGTTGATTTTGATGTTGAAGATGGAACCCTCGATATGGATAGCCTGGAATGCGCCCTGGAGCGCAAGCCGAAACTGGCCGCGGTGGGGTATGCCTCCAATGCCCTGGGGACGATCAACCCGGTTAAAAAAATTACTCAAATGGCAAAAGATGCGGGCGCGCTGGTGTTCGTGGATGCCGTGCAATATGCCCCGCATGGCATTGTTGATGTGCAGGAAATCGGCTGCGATTTTTTGGTATCCTCAGCCTACAAGTGGTTTGGGACGCATGTGGGCGTGCTGTACGGGCGCTATGAGTTGCTGGATAGCCTGATGGCCTATAAGGTCCGCCCGGCCTCGGACCTGCCGCCGGACAAGTGGGAAACGGGCACAGCCAACCATGAGGGCATCGCTGGCGTGCTGGGCGCGTTGGAATATTTTGAGTGGCTGGGCGAAAACTTTGGCAGCGGACTGTTGGCCCATGATGCAAAAACATTCAGCGGCCGTGCATTGCGGTTGCGGCA
This genomic window contains:
- a CDS encoding cysteine desulfurase-like protein → MTLNLEKIRAQFPALANPDVIFLDNPGGTQICAPSLERLSKYLVESNANRHGAFETSRASDRVLDEARTACKDLYNAACAEEIVFGPNMTSLTLNISRSLARQLNPGDRIMVTRLDHDANISPWMLIAQDRGCELDWVDFDVEDGTLDMDSLECALERKPKLAAVGYASNALGTINPVKKITQMAKDAGALVFVDAVQYAPHGIVDVQEIGCDFLVSSAYKWFGTHVGVLYGRYELLDSLMAYKVRPASDLPPDKWETGTANHEGIAGVLGALEYFEWLGENFGSGLLAHDAKTFSGRALRLRQGMAAIQAYEHELDRAMLDIFASIPGVRLYGLNDPQRLDERVPTFSINVDGWHPGDLAEKLGQRGVYVWDGNYYALAVTQRLGVEESGGMLRIGAAHYNTLAEISRFGEILSDIIR